A segment of the Daphnia pulex isolate KAP4 chromosome 10, ASM2113471v1 genome:
TTGAAAATAatggatttttattgttctgtttcaaaaaaaattatacttaTCCTTTGTACAATATGCGTGCTTGTAGAATGGTAAAGGCTAACCAACATATAAtttagaacattttttttattctatcaACAACACAATAAGCGTCATTCATCAACTGGGGTGTAAAGCAAAACTGAAACCGTAGTAtgataaacaaataacaattgaaTGGGATAATATAATTCCGTAACTTTCTTATtgagtcaatttaaaaaaaaaataaagatctaaattaaaattgtttaaacttCTGGGTTTGCTTAAAGAAATCATCGAAATCTGCGAATCCATTATTGTTGTCGTTATAAGAGACTCCCTTATAGCCACCTTTATCTGTATCTGCACTGTTTTTGTAGGGATATGCAGGATCTGAATTTTGGGGAGGATAAGTAGGTTTGTTGTAATAAGCCGACGGTGTTTCAGGATAAATGGAAGGCGACTAAGCTGTGGGATCATAGCTTGTAGCGTATGGGGGAGAATAAGGTGCTGGAGGATTGTAGACTGGGGAACTGTAAGAGTGAGGACTGTAAGAGGCAGAACTATATTCAGATGAACTATAATCTGGGTGACTGTATTCTGGAGGACTGTAATCCGAATAAGAACTGTACGAAGGTGGGTTGTAAGCTGATTGGCTATAACCCGGAAATGGTGGAGCCTTATTGTTTG
Coding sequences within it:
- the LOC124203492 gene encoding DNA-directed RNA polymerase II subunit rpb1-like, which codes for MDHSIKKNQSEGRDHNGSYQGGYNEYLRHPLKSHGKHKRPRPNYGVPKSQHGPPKGQYGAYKPNNKAPPFPGYSQSAYNPPSYSSYSDYSPPEYSHPDYSSSEYSSASYSPHSYSSPVYNPPAPYSPPYATSYDPTA